Genomic window (Kwoniella dendrophila CBS 6074 chromosome 1, complete sequence):
TTACATAAGTAGGTAGACTTTGTTAGATATCTACTATAGATAAAAGAGACAtatagaagaatttgaacTCGCATTGAAGTATGCATTCAAAATCTGTATTCCATGGAGCTTCAGACCTGTGAACGCGACTTGACAATTTGCGACTATGCAACTATTGTGATGGAAGTAGCAGTAGCATGAATTATCTTGAGTGATATCGTTAATCAAATATAGACAGTGTGAGTGGGCAGTAACTGCGGATAATTCGTAGTAATTAGTAATACCAAGTACAAAGTTAATACCGTCAATCCGAATCCCAGTAAGAATTTAATTCATGTCCACTCCTGCATCTGTACAGTGGGGACATGGTTTAGCTGTAGGAACGCACTCATACATCTGTCACTGCCTATTCACCGTTTCAGGGGATATTTTCACGTTTCATCTCTAAATTTCACTTCACCATCTCTTCCGGAAATTTGGTACGATACAACGATCAAAATTGCCCTGAAACTGTTTGTGTGTTTTTTCAAAGACTCGATAAGCTGATGAAAGGTCTTTAAAATATACTGTAACTGTAAATATTGTGCTTTACACTTCACTTCGCGATCAAATCGATTGAGGGTTAAAGGTATATGCTATTTTATATATGATCTTAGATTGAAATGATCTTGAATGGATTATGAAGTGAAGTgaatattgatgattgaccAAGATTTATTAATTGATTGTGAtgtgatgttgaaggtatacAGAATGATATATAAGCGAGTATGAattgacgatgaagatgtacCCCTCCTTCTTTCATCGACTCACACAAAGCCAAAACAACTGTACCCCCTCTTACAAAACTGATAAAGACTAAAAGCTTGTAAACCAAATACGAACAGATAGAACCACTTAACCAAGATGTACCCTAGTAGACaagcacctttaccaccttctccATCACCTTTCAAATTGGATGATCAATTAAGCTTATCGCCTGATCATCCATTTGCTACTTATTATATcccaccaccacctgttCATAATGGTGAATATCAAAACCGTCAACTAAAACATTAtacatctgaatcatcattcaattcaaactCTATACGTACTCCATCAAGTTCTAGATATTATGAATCCATTTCATCTAGTTCTACAAGATCACCTACTTCCTCTCTATCTCAACCATTATCACCGAGATCCACCTCAAGCCCAAGAAATTATTCAGGTTCTTTAGGTCATTTCGCTACTCAACAATTGAACAACTCAAGACCTATATATCAAGAACCAGGATCACGATTTGATTATGACAATAATAGATATGCGCAAAATCCAGCATACTCAAGATCAACGTGTACATCTAgatcttcgtcatcaattttaaatgataatataccaATAGAATTGACTTTATTTAAttcaaaaccaaaacaaaatttattaggtgatattGAATACATAATCGGAAAGAAGTTATCTTTTCCATTCTTAGAATCCCTTGTTACTTCCagaaaggataaaaaagaaaaggaacaaattaaaagattaacgaaagaaaggtataataataatgaaaattgGGATTGGGAAtgtttgaatgatttattaccttatgattcaatcatcatctcatcaaatgaaaaacaacaacagcaacaacagcaacaacgaAAACCACAGAAAAAAGGTAGAGGTGTAAGAGAAGGTAATTTCATATAGATTTCATAGATTCCAAGTAGTGTAGATAACCAAACACATCTTTTTAAATCATACATCTTTTGTACATTTTCATTCTGTTTTCTCGGGATATATTGTTGATGCCTATGTATTATGCCTATGTAACACATAAAATGAATGGACAGATTAAGAATATCACATACTTATGCTTTCCTTGATCTAAACGCTTTGACCTGACCATGAGCGACGCATCAACTGCTTTGCCACGTGGTAGTAGATGACGTTGGAAAAGTAACTTGGGATTTTTCATTGGTCGTGAAACAAGTGCCACATTCGGCATTTTACTGTTTGTATAGTGGATATACTGGGATATACATCCATTAAGTTGAGTTTGACTGGCTAACGGGATATTAGTACTCTGTGTGTATGCTTTCATGCTTTAGGCGAAACGTCAAAACGTcgatttcaacatttcatcaaatacaatcaattgttgttgttgttgttctacCACAATACAAAGCTCATCTGGAGCATATCATCCATCCATATACACTCGCTTTGAAGCACTATTATACACCATATTGAATACATAGTAGAGGATTTATATTGGACCAAAATGCTTAGACGAATTGCACAAAAGAATATCGCTAGAGTAGCTGGACCTTCACGTAAGTTACATCAGCAATTAATATATTTGCCATCACAGCTCGAAAGCAAGAAAGCTATCACAATAGAACCAAAATATAGAATAGTACATCAGGAGATGCTCGTACTAACTCATGATCATGTTTAGGTGCTCGATTGCTTTCCACTACTGCCCCTCGGTCAGCAGATATAACACTTACTATTGATGGAAAGGAAGTAACAGTACCCCAAGGTACAGCTTTGATCCAAGCATGTGAACAAGCGTGAGTATTCACAACAAGCGATCACTGAAGTATCAAGCTAACTTCTCTCTTATTTAGTGGTGCCGCCGTTCCTCGATTGTAAGCTACTTGGTTAAGAAAGAAATACGACCAAACTAACATTCCTTACAGCTGTTACCATGACCGATTAGCAATCGCCGGTAACTGTCGAATGTGTTTAGTAGAGGTAAGTTAGATTAGTACTCGCAATGATTGCAATCTGACAAATGAACCTTTCAGGTCGAGAGATCACCAAAACCAGTGGCATCATGTGCTATGCCTGCTATGCCTGGATCAAAAGTTTTCACCAACACACCATTAGTACACAAAGCCAGAGAAGGAGTGATGGAATTTTTACTTGCCAACCATCCACTCGATTGCCCCATTTGTGATCAAGGTGGAGAATGtgatttacaagatcaatcaatgaGATATGGTTCAGATAGAACAAGATTCCACGAAATTACCGGTAAACGTGCAATTGAAAACAAAGATTTAGGACCAATTGTTAAAACTTCCATGAACAGATGTATTCAATGTACAAGATGTGTTAGATTCGCAAATGATGTTGCCGGTgtagaagatttaggtaCAACAGGTAGAGGAAATGATTTACAAATTGGAATGTACATTGAAAAAACAATGGATTCTGAAATGTCAGGAAATATAATCGATCTATGTCCAGTCGGTGCATTAACCTCAAAACCATATGCCTTCCAAGCTAGACCATGGGAATTAAAGAAAACCGAATCAGTTGATGTCTTAGATGCTGTAGGAAGTAATATCAGAGTAGATTCTAGAGGTGTTCAAGTTATGAGAATTCAACCtaaaatcaatgatgaaaTCAACGAAGAATGGATCTCAGATAAAACAAGATACGCATACGATGGattgaaatatcaaagatTAACTACACCATTAGTAAGAGAAGGTAATAGATTTGTACCTGCATCATGGGAAACTGCTATGGAAACTATTAGACATGGATACTTGAATTCTGGTGCAAGAGGAGATGAAATCAAAGCTGTTGCTGgatctttagctgatacagAAGCTTTAGTAGcattaaaagatttagttaATAGATTAGGATCTGAAAATCTTGCTTTGGATTCaaaattaggtgattcagCACCAGCACAATCAGTTGATATCAGATCAAACTATTTATTCAATACATCAATTGAAAACgttgaagatgctgatgCCATCTTATTAATTGGTACAAATCCAAGACATGAAGCTCCAACTATAAATTCAAGATTCAGAAAACAATATTTACATAGAGGTACAGAATTCGCTGTAATTGGTGAAAAATTCGATTCtacatttgaatttgaacattTAGGTACTTCCGgaaaagatgttgaagctttcTTATCCAAATCTGGTGACAAAGGTTTCGCTAAAATCTGgaaagaagctaagaaaCCTTTATTGATTGTTGGTTCTGCCGTAACTGAAACTCAAGATGGTGCTGCTATCCTTAAAGCTGTTGGTAAACAcgttttagataattcagaAAAATTCATAACTCCTGAATGGAACGGTTTCTCAGTTCTCCAACGTGCTGCATCTAGAGCCGCTGCTTACGATATTGGTTTCACCCCATCTTCTTCCGCTACCTCCACCAAACCTAAATTCGTCTACCTTTTGAAcgctgatgatgttgatccatcatctatacctgaagatgcCTTTGTCGTATATCAAGGACACCATGGTGATCACGGAGCTCAATTTGCTGATGTATGTTTACCTGCTGCGGCATATACAGAAAAAGCTGCAACATGGATAAATACAGAAGGTAGAAGTCAAATGGGTAGAACAGctgtaccaccacctggagcATCAAGAGAAGATTGGAAAATCATTAGAGCATTAAGTGAAGTAATTGGAAATCCATTACCATACGATGATACATTACAAATTCGACAAAGAATGTTCGATATCTCACCAACATTAATTAAATATgatcaattagaaaaacCTTCTACAGAAATTTTCAAAACTGGTttacaattattatcatcattaaaatcttcaacatcatcatcaaatccattaaAGAAACCTATAACAGATTTCTATAGAACAGATCCAATTTCAAGAGCTTCAGTAACAATGGCAGATTGTTCAAAAGCTTTCACgaaaaaacaatatcaaccttcggatgttgatgaaaatgctcAAGCAAGTTACGCTTAGTCTAGATTAGTCTATAAAGGTATCAATTAGTGGGTTGGTGCGGTCGGATTTCTTtttacattctttcttttcctttcctctGTTTATTTCAGtttatacatttatattTGTAATTTTGGCATGCAATAACAGCATTTATGATATCTATCCCTCGTACAGATGTCTACTTTACAGCTCAACTGAGTATCCAGACGATCCCCTTACTGTTCTCCGCTGGCAAATAAATTCGGGATATGATCAACGAGTTGTGTATACCCGTGTGTATATTGCTACACAACTTTTTTGGTAGTAAAAAATACATTCTAGCTTTGAACGATGACGATATGCAATATAGCAAAGAAAGCCTTTCGCAAAACAGATCTCGATTCCTCACTGTCGGGATGATCGGCGCTTTTATGGAATAAATCTCTCATATAGCAACGCACCGGAGACCGAGGACGAAGAATCGGTGCTGGGCTTGGCTGAGGTAATCTCCTAGCTACCTTCTTCACTCTGGACTATGCTACATACAGTCCATCCAGGATGAAACGTTCGGTGATGTTTAatgaaattttgataaaggATCTAACTTGTAATTTGAGTTACCAAACTAACTTAGTTGTAATCAAAGTATCAAATGATTGAAATATTAGCTTGGTTGAACAGAATTGAAAGGAATGTGTTGAGTCACGTACTGGAACATGTCATGTTAAGGGGGTGAATTGCATCAAGTGGTATAAAGTGGATAGGAGAACAGACCGGGGAAAGATCCAATTTAGTGAAACACTAACTTAGTACTTTACTGCCCGTATCAATTTAATCAATGACTTCCTTAGATCTGCTTTTGAGAATACGTAGATTTCATAGAGATGTGGGATGTAAACAAAGCATCAGCAGTACTATCATCTCGATAACCAATATCAAGCAGTAAAGAATACAGTAGATGGCCCCCTCGAGAACAGGTATAAATACCTTTCGAAAACTGCAGTGAAATTTCGACATTCCTTTCATTTATCTCTTATCTGCATTTGATTCAGCTTATATACAAACGATCTTTATTTTTCTTCCTCCCTTACTATATCTGATTTTTATATTCTTACATTATACTCGAATAATTCATAATCAAGATGTTctcatctaaatcaatattcCTTTTCGCTTGTTTAACTAAACTAGTTACTTCAACTCCTGTCCCTTCTTTGAATCCCGATGTCTCATTATCAGCAGATGTTCAAATTGACATTAACGATGATTCAGGATATTATATTGTTTCAATGGGGAATGGTGAATGTTTAGCACCAAAAGACTgttcatcacctaaagaaggttCTCAAGTTGTAACCAAAGAATGTAGTAAAGCACCTAAATGGAAAGTTCCaattggtgaaaaaggtggtgaagtaGTTCATATTGGATCTGGTTTAGTTCTTGAtgtaggtacaggtaaaaacAATGAGAACGTAACTGTAAGTCCAATTCCTGCTGTATTCATCGAAATGATATGAATCTGGTAATCAGGAGCTAATCCAAT
Coding sequences:
- a CDS encoding NADH dehydrogenase (quinone), G subunit, with product MLRRIAQKNIARVAGPSRARLLSTTAPRSADITLTIDGKEVTVPQGTALIQACEQAGAAVPRFCYHDRLAIAGNCRMCLVEVERSPKPVASCAMPAMPGSKVFTNTPLVHKAREGVMEFLLANHPLDCPICDQGGECDLQDQSMRYGSDRTRFHEITGKRAIENKDLGPIVKTSMNRCIQCTRCVRFANDVAGVEDLGTTGRGNDLQIGMYIEKTMDSEMSGNIIDLCPVGALTSKPYAFQARPWELKKTESVDVLDAVGSNIRVDSRGVQVMRIQPKINDEINEEWISDKTRYAYDGLKYQRLTTPLVREGNRFVPASWETAMETIRHGYLNSGARGDEIKAVAGSLADTEALVALKDLVNRLGSENLALDSKLGDSAPAQSVDIRSNYLFNTSIENVEDADAILLIGTNPRHEAPTINSRFRKQYLHRGTEFAVIGEKFDSTFEFEHLGTSGKDVEAFLSKSGDKGFAKIWKEAKKPLLIVGSAVTETQDGAAILKAVGKHVLDNSEKFITPEWNGFSVLQRAASRAAAYDIGFTPSSSATSTKPKFVYLLNADDVDPSSIPEDAFVVYQGHHGDHGAQFADVCLPAAAYTEKAATWINTEGRSQMGRTAVPPPGASREDWKIIRALSEVIGNPLPYDDTLQIRQRMFDISPTLIKYDQLEKPSTEIFKTGLQLLSSLKSSTSSSNPLKKPITDFYRTDPISRASVTMADCSKAFTKKQYQPSDVDENAQASYA